In Campylobacter concisus, a single window of DNA contains:
- the pglD gene encoding UDP-N-acetylbacillosamine N-acetyltransferase has translation MAKTKKIYIYGASGHGLVVADIARNNGYDEIVFLDDASERKFSPELKKADIIIAIGENKTREMISKRVEAAGFEIVNLIHKSAVVSESAVLEKGVVVMPNAVINAKAHIKEGAIINSGVVIEHECVIGKFAHISPNAALAGNVSVGKFTHVGIGSSVIQGISIGNNCIIGAGSVVVRDIKDGIKAYGVPACERAKI, from the coding sequence ATGGCAAAAACTAAGAAAATTTACATCTACGGAGCGAGCGGCCACGGCCTTGTGGTCGCTGACATCGCTAGAAACAATGGCTATGATGAGATAGTTTTTTTAGATGATGCGAGTGAGCGTAAATTTAGCCCAGAGCTTAAAAAAGCAGACATCATAATAGCAATCGGTGAAAACAAAACTAGAGAGATGATAAGTAAAAGAGTCGAGGCTGCTGGCTTTGAGATAGTAAATTTGATCCATAAAAGCGCGGTTGTGAGTGAAAGTGCCGTGCTAGAAAAGGGCGTGGTCGTCATGCCAAATGCTGTGATAAACGCAAAAGCCCATATAAAAGAGGGCGCTATCATAAACTCTGGCGTAGTGATAGAGCATGAGTGCGTGATAGGCAAATTTGCTCACATCAGCCCAAATGCAGCTCTTGCTGGAAATGTGAGCGTGGGCAAATTTACGCATGTTGGCATTGGCTCAAGTGTAATTCAAGGCATAAGCATCGGCAACAACTGCATCATAGGTGCTGGAAGCGTGGTGGTAAGAGATATAAAAGATGGCATAAAGGCGTATGGCGTGCCTGCATGCGAGCGCGCTAAGATATAA
- the pglE gene encoding UDP-N-acetylbacillosamine transaminase, with amino-acid sequence MDRVFLSPPNMSGKEQEYIKKVFESNYIAPLGEYVNKFEESIKNYTGAKDALALSAGTAALHLALRVLGVKEGDFVLASSFTFMASVSPILYEKATPVFIDSDESWNLSPELLKKAISNLPKKPKALVVTHLYGQASKMKEICEICQNEGIALVEDAAEALGGFYAGKALGTFGVMGAYSFNGNKIITTSGGGMLVGDSEFVEKARFYSTQAREPLLHYEHKDYGYNYRLSNVLGAIGVAQMEVLEKRVEQKRKVFEIYEKELGDVLEFMPELANSRGNRWLTTGIFAKKDAHLKVIKALADENIESRPLWKPMHMQPVFKGALSFVDGCSEDLFSRGICLPSGSDMSEETQARVIKLVKENA; translated from the coding sequence ATGGATAGGGTTTTTTTATCTCCGCCAAACATGAGTGGAAAAGAGCAGGAATATATAAAAAAAGTATTTGAAAGCAACTATATAGCGCCACTTGGTGAGTATGTAAATAAATTTGAAGAAAGTATAAAAAACTACACTGGAGCAAAAGATGCGCTAGCACTATCTGCAGGAACTGCGGCACTTCACCTAGCACTTCGCGTCCTTGGCGTGAAAGAGGGCGACTTTGTGCTAGCTTCTAGCTTTACTTTCATGGCTTCAGTCTCGCCTATACTTTACGAAAAAGCAACTCCAGTCTTTATAGATAGCGACGAGAGCTGGAATTTAAGCCCAGAACTACTAAAAAAAGCGATATCAAATTTACCTAAAAAGCCAAAGGCATTAGTCGTTACTCATCTTTACGGACAAGCTTCAAAGATGAAAGAAATTTGCGAAATTTGCCAAAACGAGGGTATCGCTTTGGTAGAGGACGCAGCTGAGGCACTTGGTGGATTTTACGCTGGCAAGGCGCTTGGCACATTTGGTGTGATGGGAGCATATAGCTTTAATGGCAACAAGATCATCACCACTTCAGGCGGCGGTATGCTAGTTGGAGATAGCGAATTTGTGGAAAAAGCTAGATTTTACAGCACGCAAGCAAGAGAGCCGCTACTTCACTACGAGCACAAAGACTATGGCTACAACTACCGTTTAAGCAACGTTCTAGGCGCTATTGGTGTGGCTCAGATGGAAGTTTTGGAAAAAAGAGTTGAGCAAAAGAGAAAAGTTTTTGAAATTTATGAAAAAGAGCTTGGTGACGTTTTAGAATTTATGCCAGAGCTAGCAAATTCTCGTGGCAACAGATGGCTCACAACTGGCATTTTTGCTAAAAAAGATGCACATTTAAAGGTTATAAAAGCGCTAGCTGATGAGAACATCGAGAGTCGCCCACTTTGGAAGCCTATGCACATGCAGCCTGTATTTAAGGGCGCGCTAAGCTTTGTTGATGGTTGCAGTGAAGATCTATTTTCAAGAGGAATTTGCTTGCCAAGCGGTAGTGATATGAGCGAGGAAACGCAAGCAAGAGTGATCAAACTAGTCAAGGAAAACGCCTAA
- the pglC gene encoding undecaprenyl phosphate N,N'-diacetylbacillosamine 1-phosphate transferase, which yields MYRNFLKRVIDIFGALFLLILTSPIIIATAIFIYFKVSRDVIFTQARPGLNEKIFKIYKFKTMSDERDANGELLPDEQRLGKFGKLIRSLSLDELPQLFNVIKGDMSFIGPRPLLVEYLPIYNETQKHRHDVRPGITGLAQVNGRNAISWEKKFEYDVYYAKNLSFMLDVKIALQTIEKVLKRSGVSKEGQATTEKFNGKN from the coding sequence ATGTATAGAAATTTTTTAAAAAGAGTGATTGATATCTTTGGTGCTTTGTTTTTGCTCATTTTAACATCACCTATCATCATAGCAACGGCGATCTTTATCTATTTTAAGGTAAGCCGCGATGTTATTTTTACGCAGGCAAGACCAGGGCTAAATGAGAAAATTTTTAAAATTTATAAATTTAAGACGATGAGTGACGAGCGTGACGCAAATGGCGAGCTCTTGCCAGATGAGCAGCGACTTGGTAAATTTGGCAAACTGATCCGCTCGCTCAGCCTTGATGAACTACCACAGCTATTTAACGTAATAAAGGGCGACATGAGCTTTATTGGACCAAGGCCGCTTTTGGTTGAGTATCTACCCATCTATAACGAAACGCAAAAGCACCGCCACGACGTACGCCCAGGTATCACGGGCCTAGCGCAGGTAAATGGTAGAAACGCCATAAGCTGGGAGAAAAAATTTGAATACGACGTCTATTACGCTAAAAATTTAAGCTTTATGCTTGACGTAAAGATTGCCTTACAGACAATAGAAAAGGTGCTAAAGCGAAGTGGTGTTAGCAAAGAGGGGCAGGCGACGACGGAGAAATTTAATGGCAAAAACTAA
- the pglA gene encoding N,N'-diacetylbacillosaminyl-diphospho-undecaprenol alpha-1,3-N-acetylgalactosaminyltransferase — MARIGFLSHADMSIHFFRRPIMQALKDMGHEVFAIAPRGNFTGELAKSFNAVTYELDKASLNPLTVINNSKKLSQILGELNLDLLQTGAHKSNVFGTFAAKNAGIKHVINLVEGLGSFYIDDDIKTKAVRFVMESLYKLSFAKADACIFVNDADPDYLISRNLIDKSKVYRIKSVGVDTAKFDPAITQAADLGEKKVILMIARAMWHKGVREFYEAAEILNGYKNCEFVFVGEGFSGNKSTADEAFLKGSKVRYLGARNDIPQLLKASYLLALPSYKEGFPRTVLEAMSMAKAVVVSDVTGCNEAVKEGYNGLLCRVKDANDLASKIKILLDDEALCAKLGQNGRSWAVSEFDEKQIAKRYIEIYRKFIDV; from the coding sequence ATGGCAAGGATAGGGTTTTTAAGCCACGCTGATATGAGCATACACTTTTTTAGACGGCCCATTATGCAGGCTTTAAAAGATATGGGGCATGAGGTTTTTGCTATCGCTCCAAGAGGAAATTTTACTGGCGAGCTTGCTAAAAGCTTTAATGCCGTTACCTACGAGCTTGATAAGGCGAGCCTAAATCCGCTAACCGTGATAAATAACTCAAAAAAACTATCTCAAATTTTAGGTGAGCTAAATTTAGACCTGCTGCAAACTGGCGCTCACAAGTCAAATGTCTTTGGCACGTTTGCCGCTAAAAATGCTGGCATAAAGCACGTTATAAATTTGGTTGAAGGGCTTGGCAGCTTTTATATCGATGATGATATTAAAACAAAGGCCGTGCGTTTTGTCATGGAGAGCCTTTATAAGCTCTCTTTTGCAAAAGCTGATGCTTGTATCTTCGTAAATGACGCAGATCCAGACTATCTGATCTCTAGAAATTTGATAGATAAAAGCAAAGTGTACCGCATAAAAAGTGTCGGTGTGGATACTGCTAAATTTGACCCAGCCATCACGCAGGCGGCTGACCTTGGCGAAAAAAAGGTCATTTTAATGATCGCAAGGGCTATGTGGCACAAGGGCGTTCGTGAATTTTACGAGGCAGCTGAAATTTTAAACGGCTATAAAAACTGCGAATTTGTCTTTGTTGGCGAGGGCTTTAGTGGCAATAAATCAACCGCGGACGAGGCCTTTTTAAAAGGTAGCAAAGTGCGCTATTTGGGAGCAAGAAACGACATACCGCAGCTTTTAAAGGCCTCTTATTTACTGGCACTTCCTAGCTATAAAGAGGGCTTTCCAAGAACGGTTTTAGAGGCGATGAGTATGGCAAAAGCAGTCGTCGTAAGTGATGTTACAGGCTGTAATGAAGCTGTAAAAGAGGGCTACAACGGACTTTTATGCAGAGTAAAAGACGCAAACGATCTTGCTAGTAAGATAAAAATTTTGCTTGATGACGAAGCGCTTTGCGCTAAGCTTGGGCAAAATGGCAGGAGCTGGGCGGTGAGCGAGTTTGACGAGAAGCAAATCGCAAAAAGATATATAGAAATTTATAGGAAATTTATAGATGTATAG